A window of the Gossypium arboreum isolate Shixiya-1 chromosome 2, ASM2569848v2, whole genome shotgun sequence genome harbors these coding sequences:
- the LOC108466610 gene encoding GDSL esterase/lipase At5g03610-like translates to MDAQSFLFSVFCFLFYFLSGEPQVVEGTRLSWTSSPFGFKPKMLFAFGDSYADTGNTKIAVTRSWHFPYGITFPGKPSGRFSDGFVSTDFVAGYLGMKTPIPYRWRKELSGRVKYGLNFAYGGTGVFDTLVAEPNMTTQIDFLQQLINDSVYTKRVLRTSVAFVSLAGNDYSYYLETNGSFTAFPGFIQSVVDQLTVNMKRIHDLGVRKIGVMSLIPLGCTPQNTAASSFERCNETENDLVMLHNNLLLQAVNTLNQQTNSTLFFIIDLHNAFSTVFNGTEIHQGSPTFENPFEPCCFGVTEGFFCGSVDENGEKKYTLCSNPKTKLFWDGNHPTSEGWRAIYSTPAFQNTLKQFID, encoded by the exons ATGGACGCCCAAAGCTTTCTCTTCTCAGTATTTTGTTTCTTATTCTATTTTCTCTCAG GTGAACCACAAGTTGTTGAAGGTACGAGGTTGTCGTGGACATCATCACCTTTTGGTTTCAAACCAAAGATGTTGTTTGCGTTTGGAGATTCTTATGCTGATACAGGGAACACTAAGATAGCAGTGACAAGATCTTGGCATTTCCCTTACGGAATTACATTTCCTGGAAAACCTTCTGGTCGTTTCTCTGATGGGTTTGTCTCCACTGATTTTGTTG CGGGGTACTTGGGAATGAAGACACCAATACCATACAGATGGAGGAAAGAACTAAGTGGTCGAGTGAAATATGGGTTGAACTTTGCGTACGGAGGAACAGGTGTTTTCGACACGTTGGTTGCGGAACCAAATATGACCACCCAAATCGATTTCCTACAACAACTAATCAATGATTCGGTCTATACTAAAAGGGTTTTGAGAACTTCAGTGGCATTTGTCAGTCTTGCAGGCAATGACTACAGCTATTACCTTGAAACCAATGGCTCTTTCACG GCTTTCCCAGGCTTCATCCAAAGTGTAGTGGACCAACTTACTGTGAACATGAAACGCATCCATGACTTAGGAGTGAGGAAAATAGGTGTGATGTCACTGATACCATTAGGTTGTACCCCTCAAAACACCGCCGCATCCTCTTTTGAACGCTGCAATGAAACTGAGAACGACCTTGTTATGCTCCATAACAATTTATTGCTTCAAGCTGTCAACACTTTGAACCAACAAACCAATAGCACCTTGTTCTTTATCATTGATCTTCATAATGCCTTTTCAACAGTTTTCAATGGGACCGAAATTCATCAAG GAAGTCCAACATTTGAGAACCCATTTGAGCCATGTTGTTTTGGAGTGACTGAAGGGTTTTTTTGTGGAAGTGTGGATGAAAATGGGGAAAAAAAGTACACACTTTGCTCAAACcctaaaaccaaattattttgggATGGAAATCACCCTACATCTGAAGGATGGCGCGCTATTTATTCAACTCCTGCATTCCAGAACACTCTCAAGCAATTTATTGACTGA